The stretch of DNA TCCAGGCGCTGCGGTATGCCGGGTGCAGCGTTATCGCGAGCAAGCTGCGATCCTGCAGAGGCGTGGGTTAGCCGACGACAAAGGTCTGGCCAGTCTGCAGGCCTTCCACGCTCTTGGCGTAGGCCAGCGCCACATCGGCGCCGGGAACCGGTTTGTAGCCACGGAAGTACGGGGCGTAGCTGTCCATGGCTTCTTCCAGCACGGTGGGGCTCACCGAGTTCACCCGCAGGCCGCGTGGCAGTTCGATGGCGGCGGCGCGGACGAAGCCGTCGATGGCGGCATTGACCAGGGCCGCCGAGGCGCCGCTGCGGATCGGGTCGCGGTTGAGGATGCCGGAGGTGAAGGTGAACGAGGCGCCGTCGTTGGCGAACTCGCGGCCGATCAGCAGCAGGCTGACCTGGCCCATCAGCTTGTCCTGCAGGCCCAGGGCGAAGTGCTGGGCGCTCATCTCGCCCAGTGGCGCGAAGCTGACATTACCGGCGGCGCAGATCAGCGCGTCGAATCT from Pseudomonas chlororaphis subsp. chlororaphis encodes:
- a CDS encoding short chain dehydrogenase, which codes for MKILLIGASGTIGSAVDKELSQRHEVIRIGRTSGDFQVDISDSASIRALFEQTGRFDALICAAGNVSFAPLGEMSAQHFALGLQDKLMGQVSLLLIGREFANDGASFTFTSGILNRDPIRSGASAALVNAAIDGFVRAAAIELPRGLRVNSVSPTVLEEAMDSYAPYFRGYKPVPGADVALAYAKSVEGLQTGQTFVVG